From the Quercus lobata isolate SW786 chromosome 6, ValleyOak3.0 Primary Assembly, whole genome shotgun sequence genome, one window contains:
- the LOC115949909 gene encoding transcription initiation factor IIB-2-like, with product MSYAYCSDCKRQTKVVFDHLVGDTVCSKCGLVLESHSIDETSEWRTFTNESGDNDPVRVVGLTNPLLADGGLFVVIAKPNGSTGEFLSSSLGRWQNRSSNPDCGYDHVKSECPTFLRSKGKAILCSNEDGNFIAFTATVVVDESVMVEENPSDGNSLCVLICKELLISYARLL from the exons ATGTCATATGCGTATTGCTCAGACTGTAAGCGGCAAACGAAGGTGGTGTTCGACCACTTGGTCGGCGACACCGTGTGTTCGAAGTGCGGGTTGGTGTTGGAGTCGCACTCAATTGACGAGACCTCTGAGTGGAGGACTTTCACAAACGAATCGGGCGATAACGACCCGGTTCGTGTCGTCGGGCTGACCAACCCGCTCTTGGCCGACGGAGGGCTCTTCGTCGTCATAGCCAAGCCCAACGGCTCCACCGGAGAGTTCCTCTCCTCCTCCCTTGGCCGATGGCAGAATCGCAGTTCCAACCCCGATTGTG GGTATGATCatgtgaaatctgaatgtcctacattCTTGAGGTCAAAGGGTAAAGCTATACTTTGTAGtaatgaggatggaaacttcattgctttcacagCTACTgttgtagttgatgaaagtgttatggttgaagagaacccttctgatgggaaCTCTCTATGTGTGCTAATTTGCAAGGAGCTTTTAATAAGTTATGCAAGGTTGCTGTAA